One window of the Rhipicephalus microplus isolate Deutch F79 chromosome 2, USDA_Rmic, whole genome shotgun sequence genome contains the following:
- the LOC119170028 gene encoding FK506-binding protein 2 — protein sequence MRCLALLIALAVCTQPALSDGDAELKVEIVKSSDSCSRKSKKGDILSMHYTGTLVDGKEFDSSRQRGEPFRFQIGLGQVIKGWDQGLLNMCVGDKRKLTVPPSLGYGEAGAGDRIPPGATLVFETELTKIEDGPPPVNVFKQIDSDQDEQLTREEISKYLKEQLPAAQAAGLKDLPDTDKMVEEIFQHEDKDRDGVISREEFSGPKHDEL from the exons ATGAGGTGCCTCGCTTTGCTGATCGCTCTCGCCGTTTGCACGCAGCCAGCCTTGAGCGACGGAGATGCAGAGCTCAAAGTCGAAATCGTCAAGAGTTCGGACAGCTGCAGCCGCAAGAGCAAAAAGGGAGACATCCTGTCGATGCACTACACCGGCACCCTGGTCGACGGCAAGGAGTTTGACTCCAG CCGACAGCGCGGCGAGCCGTTCCGCTTCCAGATCGGCCTGGGCCAGGTGATCAAGGGCTGGGACCAGGGCCTGCTCAACATGTGCGTGGGCGACAAGCGAAAGCTGACCGTGCCCCCGTCGCTGGGCTACGGGGAGGCCGGCGCCGGAGACCGTATCCCGCCCGGCGCCACGCTCGTCTTCGAGACCGAGCTCACGAAGATCGAGGACGGCCCGCCGCCGGTCAACGTCTTCAAGCAGATCGACAGCGACCAGGACGAACAGCTGACGCGCGAAGAG ATCAGCAAATACCTGAAGGAGCAGCTCCCAGCCGCACAGGCTGCTGGACTCAAGGACCTGCCAGACACGGACAAAATGGTCGAGGAGATCTTCCAGCACGAGGACAAGGATCGCGACGGTGTCATCTCCAGGGAGGAGTTCAGCGGACCCAAGCACGACGAGCTCTAA